The proteins below are encoded in one region of Tachypleus tridentatus isolate NWPU-2018 chromosome 4, ASM421037v1, whole genome shotgun sequence:
- the LOC143249578 gene encoding uncharacterized protein LOC143249578 isoform X2: MFSRHLGKEQKSGLSKLWDDCRVSKLYMSDLWSSESLFAVRIKRCTPPCLPTLPSFLDRTCCYLHGCQSENHSIICQAEAQSSLPKDHITIYVLLAGVAGGLLLAVAVMVCCKICLRKKKPLTRQHVVFNRGSERQHSRARKYHSLDSSISVDIETSCGFSDNNSSPSKEPKEQYTLEEYNLPVSRCVSPRSLSEQLPEIPETKTPEVKGPEHKSPVESSLGPAGSRRSSGGGIQRQASLCISDEENIEATFQRQSTESDQSVLCESLPSNETGESNGSRVHSPGELEMGAGVTKVSAVVHHHAEHPVTVTSRSPTDSTLVSKEEQGSSQCNHSHSSLDSSSTRTVIARETVGNRVDVKESSSQTIWTSINAVIVEEYVEVTDSCQQSSVASAKIEGYDHVAVPSEQAAVESVALEKYEYLQVKEDPHFRKKSVSSLDGVSDGEGWKEVPTPLREVRSTENGILEQKLELYQEENRKKMLSHSNISSPEQESTETYRIRYNDTGSKEDVREETIILSSSESEEMEEEEEEIVDEEYDFERQQYRELWELRAAFEEEEDIQDILQIDDDDDLSDICHLGAYDKEDESLKVSEVHDEDGEKCTSVIETEQIRSPESQEDKLSCETEGKESQEKDKCVTEGENHDSTAVKEECKNDRNDLIEGEQRATERPPDVDPVLLQARLLDSNVGSVYSNARCDPSRESLVKITNNLLHVSSYESRRHSYQNLLARRLERRYASDPVQPVTNSTDNSLDSMETEGSSTDISRTEGYTTSMDSTTTDNTDSTGDGQSHMLQQMKADSGYKSMSVDGNGKPPKLSRKQIQLAIDEDTVTVHDSILHKDSLSVNGVPEIKEPMKSLGSSLEEQVKRKVVSNKERLLSCNRGSTTWGESDRKKIKSAFKKRRQYVKSRHDPEALSDGALQWHIGSFSDFQSVSDNRENVREKSSVFHRFFRSNRLHFDRFLMRDYSVDEKSDTLFREFARSDPVYEMDYNVSSRFLHGHFRTYHHYSYSRDQNNTSPRMSRKALSPQLSIEEESFESDEERHSADEDWHCRTEALSRNQPQVAHAAGIPVIRLPMENNY; encoded by the exons GGATGACTGCAGAGTTTCAAAGCTTTACATGTCTGACCTGTGGTCATCTGAATCACTGTTCGCGGTGAGGATTAAGCGATGTACCCCACCTTGCCTTcc AACACTCCCCTCCTTTCTTGATCGAACCTGCTGTTATTTGCATGGTTGCCAATCTGAAAACCACAGTATTATTTGCCAG GCTGAAGCACAAAGCTCCCTTCCAAAAGATCATATTACCATCTACGTCCTCTTAGCAGGTGTGGCGGGAGGTTTGTTATTAGCGGTGGCTGTGATGGTGTGTTGTAAAATCTGCCTTCGAAAGAAAAAACCTTTGACAAG ACAGCATGTGGTTTTCAATCGGGGTTCCGAACGTCAACACTCGAGGGCGCGCAAGTATCACAGCCTCGATTCCAGTATTAGTGTGGATATAGAAACAAGCTGTGGGTTCTCAGACAACAACTCATCTCCAag CAAGGAGCCCAAAGAGCAGTACACACTGGAGGAATACAACCTTCCTGTTTCTAGGTGTGTGTCACCACGGTCCTTGTCGGAACAGTTACCAg aaaTTCCAGAAACCAAAACACCAGAAGTAAAAGGTCCTGAGCATAAATCACCAgttgaaag TTCTCTCGGTCCAGCAGGAAGTAGGAGGTCATCTGGTGGTGGAATCCAACGACAAGCCTCTCTCTGTATATCAGATGAAGAAAATATTGAAGCAACATTCCAGCGTCAGTCGACTGAATCGGATCAGTCAGTTCTTTGCGAAAGCTTGCCATCAAATGAGACGGGTGAGTCTAATGGTTCGAGAGTGCATAGTCCTGGTGAGCTTGAAATGGGAGCTGGCGTAACGAAGGTATCGGCTGTGGTGCACCATCACGCAGAACATCCAGTGACTGTAACCAGTAGAAGTCCTACTGACAGTACATTGGTGTCAAAAGAAGAACAAGGATCTTCTCAGTGTAACCACTCCCATTCTTCTCTAGATTCAAGTAGCACAAGGACAGTCATAGCACGTGAGACAGTCGGCAATCGTGTTGATGTTAAGGAATCCTCTTCGCAAACCATTTGGACTAGCATTAATGCTGTTATCGTTGAGGAATACGTAGAAGTAACAGATTCGTGCCAACAGTCGAGTGTTGCTAGTGCAAAAATAGAAGGTTATGATCATGTTGCAGTTCCTTCTGAACAAGCAGCCGTTGAAAGTGTAGCATTAGAAAAGTACGAATACCTTCAGGTGAAAGAAGATCCACATTTCCGAAAAAAGTCAGTCTCCAGTTTGGATGGTGTATCAGACGGAGAGGGATGGAAGGAGGTTCCAACGCCTTTACGTGAAGTAAGGAGTACTGAAAATGGAATTCTGGAACAGAAGTTGGAATTATATCAGGAAGAAAATCGTAAAAAAATGCTAAGTCATTCAAATATTTCCAGTCCCGAGCAGGAGAGCACAGAAACGTACAGGATTCGTTACAACGATACAGGAAGTAAGGAGGACGTGCGGGAAGAAACTATAATACTCTCATCTTCAGAAAGTGAGGAAATGGAAGAGGAAGAGGAAGAAATAGTCGACGAGGAATACGATTTTGAACGTCAACAGTACCGTGAACTGTGGGAGCTTCGAGCTGCttttgaagaagaagaagatattCAGGACATTTTACAAatagatgatgatgatgacttgAGTGACATTTGTCATTTAGGAGCGTATGATAAAGAGGACGAGAGTTTGAAGGTTTCAGAAGTGCATGATGAAGATGGAGAAAAATGCACTTCTGTGATTGAAACAGAACAGATAAGATCGCCAGAAAGTCAAGAAGATAAGTTGTCTTGTGAAACAGAAGGAAAAGAATCTCAAGAGAAAGATAAGTGTGTAACTGAGGGTGAAAATCATGATTCAACAGCTGTTAAAGAAGAATGCAAAAATGATAGGAATGATCTAATTGAGGGAGAACAACGAGCCACAGAGAGACCTCCTGATGTTGATCCAGTCCTTTTGCAGGCTAGATTGTTGGATTCAAACGTAGGTTCTGTTTACAGTAACGCAAGGTGCGATCCATCTAGGGAAAGCCTAGTTAAAATAACTAATAACCTACTTCATGTTTCTTCGTATGAATCTAGAAGGCACAGTTATCAAAATCTGCTTGCTAGACGTCTAGAACGAAGGTATGCATCAGATCCCGTACAGCCTGTGACGAACAGCACAGACAACAGTTTGGACAGTATGGAAACTGAAGGCTCTTCTACTGACATCAGTAGAACAGAAGGCTACACTACATCCATGGATTCCACGACCACTGACAACACCGACAGTACAGGAGATGGGCAGTCACACATGTTGCAACAGATGAAGGCAGATAGTGGCTATAAATCCATGTCTGTCGATGGAAATGGAAAGCCTCCCAAATTAAGTCGAAAGCAAATCCAGCTTGCCATCGACGAAGATACTGTTACAGTTCACGATTCTATCCTTCACAAAGACTCACTTAGCGTGAACGGCGTCCCAGAAATCAAAGAACCAATGAAATCCCTAGGAAGTTCATTAGAAGAGCAAGTAAAAAGAAAAGTCGTGTCAAACAAAGAACGCCTACTTTCTTGTAACAGAGGTTCTACTACTTGGGGTGAAAGTGATCGAAAGAAGATCAAGAGCGcttttaaaaaaagaagacagTACGTAAAGAGCCGTCATGATCCAGAAGCGCTAAGTGATGGTGCCTTACAATGGCACATTGGTTCTTTCTCGGACTTTCAGTCAGTTTCAGATAATCGAGAGAATGTTCGAGAAAAGTCATCAGTATTTCATCGCTTTTTCCGATCAAACAGACTGCACTTTGACAGATTCCTTATGCGTGATTACAGCGTTGACGAAAAAAGTGACACACTGTTCCGCGAGTTCGCTCGAAGCGACCCAGTGTATGAAATGGATTACAATGTTTCATCAAGGTTTCTACACGGACATTTTCGTACGTATCACCACTACTCTTACTCTCGAGACCAGAACAACACTAGCCCTAGAATGTCCCGAAAAGCCCTCTCACCCCAGCTTAGCATAGAAGAAGAATCTTTTGAAAGTGATGAGGAACGACACTCAGCTGACGAAGACTGGCACTGTCGTACTGAAGCACTCAGTCGAAATCAACCACAGGTAGCTCACGCAGCAGGAATTCCAGTTATTCGACTTCCAATGGAAAACAATTACTGA
- the LOC143249578 gene encoding uncharacterized protein LOC143249578 isoform X1, with protein MFSRHLGKEQKSGLSKLWDDCRVSKLYMSDLWSSESLFAVRIKRCTPPCLPTLPSFLDRTCCYLHGCQSENHSIICQAEAQSSLPKDHITIYVLLAGVAGGLLLAVAVMVCCKICLRKKKPLTRQHVVFNRGSERQHSRARKYHSLDSSISVDIETSCGFSDNNSSPSSKEPKEQYTLEEYNLPVSRCVSPRSLSEQLPEIPETKTPEVKGPEHKSPVESSLGPAGSRRSSGGGIQRQASLCISDEENIEATFQRQSTESDQSVLCESLPSNETGESNGSRVHSPGELEMGAGVTKVSAVVHHHAEHPVTVTSRSPTDSTLVSKEEQGSSQCNHSHSSLDSSSTRTVIARETVGNRVDVKESSSQTIWTSINAVIVEEYVEVTDSCQQSSVASAKIEGYDHVAVPSEQAAVESVALEKYEYLQVKEDPHFRKKSVSSLDGVSDGEGWKEVPTPLREVRSTENGILEQKLELYQEENRKKMLSHSNISSPEQESTETYRIRYNDTGSKEDVREETIILSSSESEEMEEEEEEIVDEEYDFERQQYRELWELRAAFEEEEDIQDILQIDDDDDLSDICHLGAYDKEDESLKVSEVHDEDGEKCTSVIETEQIRSPESQEDKLSCETEGKESQEKDKCVTEGENHDSTAVKEECKNDRNDLIEGEQRATERPPDVDPVLLQARLLDSNVGSVYSNARCDPSRESLVKITNNLLHVSSYESRRHSYQNLLARRLERRYASDPVQPVTNSTDNSLDSMETEGSSTDISRTEGYTTSMDSTTTDNTDSTGDGQSHMLQQMKADSGYKSMSVDGNGKPPKLSRKQIQLAIDEDTVTVHDSILHKDSLSVNGVPEIKEPMKSLGSSLEEQVKRKVVSNKERLLSCNRGSTTWGESDRKKIKSAFKKRRQYVKSRHDPEALSDGALQWHIGSFSDFQSVSDNRENVREKSSVFHRFFRSNRLHFDRFLMRDYSVDEKSDTLFREFARSDPVYEMDYNVSSRFLHGHFRTYHHYSYSRDQNNTSPRMSRKALSPQLSIEEESFESDEERHSADEDWHCRTEALSRNQPQVAHAAGIPVIRLPMENNY; from the exons GGATGACTGCAGAGTTTCAAAGCTTTACATGTCTGACCTGTGGTCATCTGAATCACTGTTCGCGGTGAGGATTAAGCGATGTACCCCACCTTGCCTTcc AACACTCCCCTCCTTTCTTGATCGAACCTGCTGTTATTTGCATGGTTGCCAATCTGAAAACCACAGTATTATTTGCCAG GCTGAAGCACAAAGCTCCCTTCCAAAAGATCATATTACCATCTACGTCCTCTTAGCAGGTGTGGCGGGAGGTTTGTTATTAGCGGTGGCTGTGATGGTGTGTTGTAAAATCTGCCTTCGAAAGAAAAAACCTTTGACAAG ACAGCATGTGGTTTTCAATCGGGGTTCCGAACGTCAACACTCGAGGGCGCGCAAGTATCACAGCCTCGATTCCAGTATTAGTGTGGATATAGAAACAAGCTGTGGGTTCTCAGACAACAACTCATCTCCAag CAGCAAGGAGCCCAAAGAGCAGTACACACTGGAGGAATACAACCTTCCTGTTTCTAGGTGTGTGTCACCACGGTCCTTGTCGGAACAGTTACCAg aaaTTCCAGAAACCAAAACACCAGAAGTAAAAGGTCCTGAGCATAAATCACCAgttgaaag TTCTCTCGGTCCAGCAGGAAGTAGGAGGTCATCTGGTGGTGGAATCCAACGACAAGCCTCTCTCTGTATATCAGATGAAGAAAATATTGAAGCAACATTCCAGCGTCAGTCGACTGAATCGGATCAGTCAGTTCTTTGCGAAAGCTTGCCATCAAATGAGACGGGTGAGTCTAATGGTTCGAGAGTGCATAGTCCTGGTGAGCTTGAAATGGGAGCTGGCGTAACGAAGGTATCGGCTGTGGTGCACCATCACGCAGAACATCCAGTGACTGTAACCAGTAGAAGTCCTACTGACAGTACATTGGTGTCAAAAGAAGAACAAGGATCTTCTCAGTGTAACCACTCCCATTCTTCTCTAGATTCAAGTAGCACAAGGACAGTCATAGCACGTGAGACAGTCGGCAATCGTGTTGATGTTAAGGAATCCTCTTCGCAAACCATTTGGACTAGCATTAATGCTGTTATCGTTGAGGAATACGTAGAAGTAACAGATTCGTGCCAACAGTCGAGTGTTGCTAGTGCAAAAATAGAAGGTTATGATCATGTTGCAGTTCCTTCTGAACAAGCAGCCGTTGAAAGTGTAGCATTAGAAAAGTACGAATACCTTCAGGTGAAAGAAGATCCACATTTCCGAAAAAAGTCAGTCTCCAGTTTGGATGGTGTATCAGACGGAGAGGGATGGAAGGAGGTTCCAACGCCTTTACGTGAAGTAAGGAGTACTGAAAATGGAATTCTGGAACAGAAGTTGGAATTATATCAGGAAGAAAATCGTAAAAAAATGCTAAGTCATTCAAATATTTCCAGTCCCGAGCAGGAGAGCACAGAAACGTACAGGATTCGTTACAACGATACAGGAAGTAAGGAGGACGTGCGGGAAGAAACTATAATACTCTCATCTTCAGAAAGTGAGGAAATGGAAGAGGAAGAGGAAGAAATAGTCGACGAGGAATACGATTTTGAACGTCAACAGTACCGTGAACTGTGGGAGCTTCGAGCTGCttttgaagaagaagaagatattCAGGACATTTTACAAatagatgatgatgatgacttgAGTGACATTTGTCATTTAGGAGCGTATGATAAAGAGGACGAGAGTTTGAAGGTTTCAGAAGTGCATGATGAAGATGGAGAAAAATGCACTTCTGTGATTGAAACAGAACAGATAAGATCGCCAGAAAGTCAAGAAGATAAGTTGTCTTGTGAAACAGAAGGAAAAGAATCTCAAGAGAAAGATAAGTGTGTAACTGAGGGTGAAAATCATGATTCAACAGCTGTTAAAGAAGAATGCAAAAATGATAGGAATGATCTAATTGAGGGAGAACAACGAGCCACAGAGAGACCTCCTGATGTTGATCCAGTCCTTTTGCAGGCTAGATTGTTGGATTCAAACGTAGGTTCTGTTTACAGTAACGCAAGGTGCGATCCATCTAGGGAAAGCCTAGTTAAAATAACTAATAACCTACTTCATGTTTCTTCGTATGAATCTAGAAGGCACAGTTATCAAAATCTGCTTGCTAGACGTCTAGAACGAAGGTATGCATCAGATCCCGTACAGCCTGTGACGAACAGCACAGACAACAGTTTGGACAGTATGGAAACTGAAGGCTCTTCTACTGACATCAGTAGAACAGAAGGCTACACTACATCCATGGATTCCACGACCACTGACAACACCGACAGTACAGGAGATGGGCAGTCACACATGTTGCAACAGATGAAGGCAGATAGTGGCTATAAATCCATGTCTGTCGATGGAAATGGAAAGCCTCCCAAATTAAGTCGAAAGCAAATCCAGCTTGCCATCGACGAAGATACTGTTACAGTTCACGATTCTATCCTTCACAAAGACTCACTTAGCGTGAACGGCGTCCCAGAAATCAAAGAACCAATGAAATCCCTAGGAAGTTCATTAGAAGAGCAAGTAAAAAGAAAAGTCGTGTCAAACAAAGAACGCCTACTTTCTTGTAACAGAGGTTCTACTACTTGGGGTGAAAGTGATCGAAAGAAGATCAAGAGCGcttttaaaaaaagaagacagTACGTAAAGAGCCGTCATGATCCAGAAGCGCTAAGTGATGGTGCCTTACAATGGCACATTGGTTCTTTCTCGGACTTTCAGTCAGTTTCAGATAATCGAGAGAATGTTCGAGAAAAGTCATCAGTATTTCATCGCTTTTTCCGATCAAACAGACTGCACTTTGACAGATTCCTTATGCGTGATTACAGCGTTGACGAAAAAAGTGACACACTGTTCCGCGAGTTCGCTCGAAGCGACCCAGTGTATGAAATGGATTACAATGTTTCATCAAGGTTTCTACACGGACATTTTCGTACGTATCACCACTACTCTTACTCTCGAGACCAGAACAACACTAGCCCTAGAATGTCCCGAAAAGCCCTCTCACCCCAGCTTAGCATAGAAGAAGAATCTTTTGAAAGTGATGAGGAACGACACTCAGCTGACGAAGACTGGCACTGTCGTACTGAAGCACTCAGTCGAAATCAACCACAGGTAGCTCACGCAGCAGGAATTCCAGTTATTCGACTTCCAATGGAAAACAATTACTGA
- the LOC143249578 gene encoding uncharacterized protein LOC143249578 isoform X6, which produces MFSRHLGKEQKSGLSKLWDDCRVSKLYMSDLWSSESLFAVRIKRCTPPCLPQHVVFNRGSERQHSRARKYHSLDSSISVDIETSCGFSDNNSSPSSKEPKEQYTLEEYNLPVSRCVSPRSLSEQLPEIPETKTPEVKGPEHKSPVESSLGPAGSRRSSGGGIQRQASLCISDEENIEATFQRQSTESDQSVLCESLPSNETGESNGSRVHSPGELEMGAGVTKVSAVVHHHAEHPVTVTSRSPTDSTLVSKEEQGSSQCNHSHSSLDSSSTRTVIARETVGNRVDVKESSSQTIWTSINAVIVEEYVEVTDSCQQSSVASAKIEGYDHVAVPSEQAAVESVALEKYEYLQVKEDPHFRKKSVSSLDGVSDGEGWKEVPTPLREVRSTENGILEQKLELYQEENRKKMLSHSNISSPEQESTETYRIRYNDTGSKEDVREETIILSSSESEEMEEEEEEIVDEEYDFERQQYRELWELRAAFEEEEDIQDILQIDDDDDLSDICHLGAYDKEDESLKVSEVHDEDGEKCTSVIETEQIRSPESQEDKLSCETEGKESQEKDKCVTEGENHDSTAVKEECKNDRNDLIEGEQRATERPPDVDPVLLQARLLDSNVGSVYSNARCDPSRESLVKITNNLLHVSSYESRRHSYQNLLARRLERRYASDPVQPVTNSTDNSLDSMETEGSSTDISRTEGYTTSMDSTTTDNTDSTGDGQSHMLQQMKADSGYKSMSVDGNGKPPKLSRKQIQLAIDEDTVTVHDSILHKDSLSVNGVPEIKEPMKSLGSSLEEQVKRKVVSNKERLLSCNRGSTTWGESDRKKIKSAFKKRRQYVKSRHDPEALSDGALQWHIGSFSDFQSVSDNRENVREKSSVFHRFFRSNRLHFDRFLMRDYSVDEKSDTLFREFARSDPVYEMDYNVSSRFLHGHFRTYHHYSYSRDQNNTSPRMSRKALSPQLSIEEESFESDEERHSADEDWHCRTEALSRNQPQVAHAAGIPVIRLPMENNY; this is translated from the exons GGATGACTGCAGAGTTTCAAAGCTTTACATGTCTGACCTGTGGTCATCTGAATCACTGTTCGCGGTGAGGATTAAGCGATGTACCCCACCTTGCCTTcc ACAGCATGTGGTTTTCAATCGGGGTTCCGAACGTCAACACTCGAGGGCGCGCAAGTATCACAGCCTCGATTCCAGTATTAGTGTGGATATAGAAACAAGCTGTGGGTTCTCAGACAACAACTCATCTCCAag CAGCAAGGAGCCCAAAGAGCAGTACACACTGGAGGAATACAACCTTCCTGTTTCTAGGTGTGTGTCACCACGGTCCTTGTCGGAACAGTTACCAg aaaTTCCAGAAACCAAAACACCAGAAGTAAAAGGTCCTGAGCATAAATCACCAgttgaaag TTCTCTCGGTCCAGCAGGAAGTAGGAGGTCATCTGGTGGTGGAATCCAACGACAAGCCTCTCTCTGTATATCAGATGAAGAAAATATTGAAGCAACATTCCAGCGTCAGTCGACTGAATCGGATCAGTCAGTTCTTTGCGAAAGCTTGCCATCAAATGAGACGGGTGAGTCTAATGGTTCGAGAGTGCATAGTCCTGGTGAGCTTGAAATGGGAGCTGGCGTAACGAAGGTATCGGCTGTGGTGCACCATCACGCAGAACATCCAGTGACTGTAACCAGTAGAAGTCCTACTGACAGTACATTGGTGTCAAAAGAAGAACAAGGATCTTCTCAGTGTAACCACTCCCATTCTTCTCTAGATTCAAGTAGCACAAGGACAGTCATAGCACGTGAGACAGTCGGCAATCGTGTTGATGTTAAGGAATCCTCTTCGCAAACCATTTGGACTAGCATTAATGCTGTTATCGTTGAGGAATACGTAGAAGTAACAGATTCGTGCCAACAGTCGAGTGTTGCTAGTGCAAAAATAGAAGGTTATGATCATGTTGCAGTTCCTTCTGAACAAGCAGCCGTTGAAAGTGTAGCATTAGAAAAGTACGAATACCTTCAGGTGAAAGAAGATCCACATTTCCGAAAAAAGTCAGTCTCCAGTTTGGATGGTGTATCAGACGGAGAGGGATGGAAGGAGGTTCCAACGCCTTTACGTGAAGTAAGGAGTACTGAAAATGGAATTCTGGAACAGAAGTTGGAATTATATCAGGAAGAAAATCGTAAAAAAATGCTAAGTCATTCAAATATTTCCAGTCCCGAGCAGGAGAGCACAGAAACGTACAGGATTCGTTACAACGATACAGGAAGTAAGGAGGACGTGCGGGAAGAAACTATAATACTCTCATCTTCAGAAAGTGAGGAAATGGAAGAGGAAGAGGAAGAAATAGTCGACGAGGAATACGATTTTGAACGTCAACAGTACCGTGAACTGTGGGAGCTTCGAGCTGCttttgaagaagaagaagatattCAGGACATTTTACAAatagatgatgatgatgacttgAGTGACATTTGTCATTTAGGAGCGTATGATAAAGAGGACGAGAGTTTGAAGGTTTCAGAAGTGCATGATGAAGATGGAGAAAAATGCACTTCTGTGATTGAAACAGAACAGATAAGATCGCCAGAAAGTCAAGAAGATAAGTTGTCTTGTGAAACAGAAGGAAAAGAATCTCAAGAGAAAGATAAGTGTGTAACTGAGGGTGAAAATCATGATTCAACAGCTGTTAAAGAAGAATGCAAAAATGATAGGAATGATCTAATTGAGGGAGAACAACGAGCCACAGAGAGACCTCCTGATGTTGATCCAGTCCTTTTGCAGGCTAGATTGTTGGATTCAAACGTAGGTTCTGTTTACAGTAACGCAAGGTGCGATCCATCTAGGGAAAGCCTAGTTAAAATAACTAATAACCTACTTCATGTTTCTTCGTATGAATCTAGAAGGCACAGTTATCAAAATCTGCTTGCTAGACGTCTAGAACGAAGGTATGCATCAGATCCCGTACAGCCTGTGACGAACAGCACAGACAACAGTTTGGACAGTATGGAAACTGAAGGCTCTTCTACTGACATCAGTAGAACAGAAGGCTACACTACATCCATGGATTCCACGACCACTGACAACACCGACAGTACAGGAGATGGGCAGTCACACATGTTGCAACAGATGAAGGCAGATAGTGGCTATAAATCCATGTCTGTCGATGGAAATGGAAAGCCTCCCAAATTAAGTCGAAAGCAAATCCAGCTTGCCATCGACGAAGATACTGTTACAGTTCACGATTCTATCCTTCACAAAGACTCACTTAGCGTGAACGGCGTCCCAGAAATCAAAGAACCAATGAAATCCCTAGGAAGTTCATTAGAAGAGCAAGTAAAAAGAAAAGTCGTGTCAAACAAAGAACGCCTACTTTCTTGTAACAGAGGTTCTACTACTTGGGGTGAAAGTGATCGAAAGAAGATCAAGAGCGcttttaaaaaaagaagacagTACGTAAAGAGCCGTCATGATCCAGAAGCGCTAAGTGATGGTGCCTTACAATGGCACATTGGTTCTTTCTCGGACTTTCAGTCAGTTTCAGATAATCGAGAGAATGTTCGAGAAAAGTCATCAGTATTTCATCGCTTTTTCCGATCAAACAGACTGCACTTTGACAGATTCCTTATGCGTGATTACAGCGTTGACGAAAAAAGTGACACACTGTTCCGCGAGTTCGCTCGAAGCGACCCAGTGTATGAAATGGATTACAATGTTTCATCAAGGTTTCTACACGGACATTTTCGTACGTATCACCACTACTCTTACTCTCGAGACCAGAACAACACTAGCCCTAGAATGTCCCGAAAAGCCCTCTCACCCCAGCTTAGCATAGAAGAAGAATCTTTTGAAAGTGATGAGGAACGACACTCAGCTGACGAAGACTGGCACTGTCGTACTGAAGCACTCAGTCGAAATCAACCACAGGTAGCTCACGCAGCAGGAATTCCAGTTATTCGACTTCCAATGGAAAACAATTACTGA